Proteins from one Mesotoga infera genomic window:
- a CDS encoding DUF6305 family protein, with the protein MKRKIVSSIILVILVLSATTALSSGPVQIKPPILATAVGDGEGSVILNLVCGWKGIECESVLDLTPAALEERLGEIDGPGTLVVATGAIVEGDLYTICNIEKMSIEKESSRIEGLIDVAKSNRIPVIGLHIDRGITSPDTDPGKSLDLIMPHADAIILVTHIGMDEYFEKIATAGTIPLIVIDNSDKLIEALEVLFSMNLGECE; encoded by the coding sequence ATGAAGCGAAAAATTGTGAGTTCTATCATACTGGTCATACTGGTTTTGAGCGCAACAACTGCTCTTTCAAGCGGGCCTGTACAGATAAAGCCACCGATTCTGGCAACGGCCGTTGGCGATGGAGAAGGCTCGGTAATCTTGAACCTCGTCTGCGGATGGAAGGGAATAGAATGCGAGTCGGTTCTCGATCTGACTCCTGCCGCGCTGGAGGAGAGACTGGGTGAAATCGACGGCCCGGGGACGCTTGTTGTCGCCACCGGGGCTATTGTGGAGGGCGATCTCTATACGATTTGCAATATCGAGAAAATGAGCATAGAAAAGGAGTCGTCGAGAATAGAGGGGTTGATCGACGTCGCGAAATCCAACAGAATTCCGGTGATCGGTCTTCACATCGACCGGGGAATAACCTCTCCCGACACCGATCCTGGCAAGTCTTTAGATCTTATCATGCCTCACGCCGATGCCATAATTCTTGTCACACACATCGGCATGGACGAGTATTTTGAAAAGATCGCCACAGCCGGCACAATACCATTGATCGTGATCGACAACTCAGATAAACTCATAGAAGCTCTCGAGGTGCTATTCTCTATGAATCTGGGTGAGTGCGAATAA
- a CDS encoding GNAT family N-acetyltransferase, whose amino-acid sequence MGFKIRRYECEEDYWKLREFLREVFKANGLREYSWHLARLDYWRWHVMENCLKIDSLNDCIFFWEDSNDRIVAAVNRDGPGETHLQVHPSFDCKELEEEMLEISERHFFSEKDGLRSLWVFTDSQDKRRIGILKRRGYSQGDWPEHQHRRDLSGQIAEVYIPEGFEIRSLGIEEELPSRSWASWRAFHPDEPDEKYKGWEWYLNIQKQPMYRRDLDIVAVAPDGEIAGFCTIWYDDVTRTACYEPVGVMPEYHKRGLGKAMMTEGLHRLKRMGAVRVFVGGYSTAANALYDSAVSPVCDLNVPWLKKF is encoded by the coding sequence ATGGGATTCAAAATACGAAGATATGAATGCGAAGAAGATTACTGGAAGCTGAGAGAGTTCTTGAGAGAAGTATTCAAAGCCAACGGACTGCGCGAATACTCCTGGCATCTGGCCAGACTGGATTACTGGCGCTGGCATGTGATGGAGAACTGTCTGAAAATCGACTCGTTGAATGACTGTATTTTCTTCTGGGAAGATTCTAATGACAGGATAGTGGCGGCCGTCAACCGTGATGGACCTGGCGAAACCCATCTACAGGTACATCCATCTTTCGACTGCAAGGAACTGGAGGAAGAAATGTTAGAAATCTCGGAGAGGCATTTTTTCAGTGAGAAAGACGGCCTCAGAAGCCTCTGGGTGTTCACCGACTCCCAGGACAAACGAAGGATAGGGATTTTGAAGAGAAGAGGTTATTCGCAAGGTGACTGGCCGGAACATCAGCATCGACGAGACCTGAGCGGTCAAATCGCAGAAGTCTATATTCCGGAAGGCTTCGAGATACGCTCTCTTGGAATTGAAGAAGAACTCCCTTCCAGAAGCTGGGCTTCATGGAGGGCCTTTCACCCGGATGAGCCAGATGAAAAATACAAGGGCTGGGAATGGTATCTCAACATCCAGAAACAGCCCATGTACAGGCGGGATCTGGATATTGTCGCTGTTGCTCCCGACGGCGAGATTGCAGGCTTCTGCACGATATGGTACGACGACGTCACCAGGACCGCATGTTACGAGCCTGTCGGGGTTATGCCGGAGTACCACAAGAGAGGTCTGGGGAAGGCCATGATGACCGAAGGACTCCACAGATTGAAGAGAATGGGTGCGGTAAGGGTCTTCGTGGGGGGCTACTCCACGGCCGCAAACGCTCTGTATGATTCGGCGGTCTCTCCAGTCTGCGACCTCAACGTACCCTGGCTGAAGAAATTCTGA
- a CDS encoding class I SAM-dependent methyltransferase, protein MIEIESLLQCPSCGSSLLRQEDGFMCSFCGKRFNKRMGVYDFLLSGRDQWEMVGKGFMNGQEEIEKRFFETPEEQLSPADQLIKAVALWYRGEFDEFKRLMQSSREAIYTEEYNRAMVQSVHHTVELIKKESGVVLDLATGMGGLLEELLTYTERDYLSADISPSSSFGLLQYLRYRGWGDRVYQIIAGGEKLPFKNDSLDLIVSAAGFQNMENSREVFTESRRVSRKLITLCIFFEEDDPNLAYVKERNLHVSHLFVEGLEEAGWNVTVENVIKARAEPTPQSMILGIRPDQLPVTATTMNFEIIVAE, encoded by the coding sequence ATGATTGAAATAGAGAGTTTGTTGCAGTGTCCTTCGTGTGGCTCTTCTCTTTTAAGGCAAGAAGATGGTTTCATGTGCTCCTTTTGCGGCAAGAGATTCAATAAGCGAATGGGAGTCTATGATTTCTTGTTGTCAGGAAGGGACCAGTGGGAGATGGTCGGAAAGGGCTTCATGAACGGCCAGGAGGAGATTGAAAAACGGTTCTTTGAGACCCCCGAAGAGCAGCTTTCTCCCGCCGATCAACTAATAAAGGCCGTCGCCCTGTGGTACCGCGGAGAGTTCGATGAATTCAAGAGGCTTATGCAAAGTTCAAGAGAGGCCATATACACAGAGGAATACAACAGGGCGATGGTTCAAAGCGTCCACCATACCGTCGAACTCATAAAGAAGGAGAGTGGTGTCGTACTGGATCTCGCCACAGGTATGGGCGGCCTTCTTGAAGAACTCCTCACATATACGGAGCGAGATTACCTATCAGCGGATATAAGCCCATCGAGCAGTTTTGGACTCCTTCAGTATTTGAGATACAGAGGTTGGGGAGACAGGGTTTATCAGATTATCGCCGGTGGCGAAAAACTGCCGTTCAAAAACGATTCTCTGGACTTAATTGTAAGTGCGGCGGGATTTCAGAACATGGAGAACTCCAGAGAAGTCTTTACGGAGAGCCGAAGAGTTTCAAGGAAGCTGATTACTCTGTGCATCTTTTTCGAGGAAGACGATCCGAATCTAGCATATGTTAAGGAAAGGAATCTTCACGTTTCGCATCTCTTCGTCGAAGGCCTTGAAGAAGCTGGATGGAATGTAACCGTGGAGAATGTCATTAAGGCAAGAGCCGAACCGACACCTCAATCCATGATTCTGGGAATCAGACCGGATCAACTGCCTGTGACTGCAACAACCATGAATTTCGAGATCATAGTTGCCGAATAG